A genomic segment from Polyangium mundeleinium encodes:
- a CDS encoding DUF1624 domain-containing protein yields the protein MTALTLEDGGAAAAASSTKPAERARLDAVDVLRGLVMILMAIDHVRDFVGPPVDFRLDVTKTSAALFFTRWITHFCAPVFVLLAGTSAYLQAARGKSRGELSRFLLTRGAWLVFLEITVIRLGWTFDPGYHITPLQVIWAIGWSMIALAGLVHLPVRVVAAIGVAMIAGHNLLDGVSFARGSALGVVGSILHESRPFEPAPGHYVFVAYPLVPWIGVMAAGYGLGALLEAAPGERRARLYKLGAALTLAFVIVRGANVYGDPSPWTSQGSALPTALSFLNCRKYPPSLSYLLMTLGPALLALGALEGREFPGKKVLLVFGRAPLFYYILHLYLIHASAAVVHYAIHGPKVFAWHDPMGLPAEAQHGLPFVYGYTLAVVAALYPLCRWFAELKRRRRDLVFLSYL from the coding sequence GTGACGGCCCTGACTCTCGAAGATGGCGGCGCGGCTGCGGCCGCGAGCTCCACGAAACCCGCCGAACGTGCGCGCCTCGACGCGGTCGACGTCCTGCGAGGCCTCGTCATGATCCTGATGGCGATCGACCACGTGCGGGACTTCGTGGGCCCGCCGGTCGACTTCCGCCTCGACGTCACGAAGACCAGCGCGGCGCTGTTCTTCACCCGGTGGATCACGCACTTTTGCGCCCCCGTGTTTGTCCTTTTGGCGGGCACGAGCGCGTACCTGCAGGCCGCGCGGGGCAAGAGCCGGGGCGAGCTCTCCCGCTTCCTCCTCACCCGCGGCGCCTGGCTGGTGTTCCTGGAGATCACGGTGATCCGGCTCGGGTGGACCTTCGATCCGGGCTACCACATCACGCCGCTCCAGGTGATCTGGGCCATCGGCTGGAGCATGATCGCGCTCGCGGGCCTCGTGCACCTGCCCGTGCGCGTGGTGGCGGCGATCGGCGTCGCCATGATCGCGGGGCACAACCTGCTCGACGGCGTCTCGTTCGCGCGAGGGAGCGCGCTCGGCGTCGTCGGGTCGATCTTGCACGAGTCGCGGCCTTTCGAGCCCGCGCCGGGCCACTACGTGTTCGTCGCGTACCCGCTCGTGCCGTGGATCGGCGTCATGGCCGCGGGATATGGCCTCGGCGCGCTCCTCGAAGCGGCGCCGGGCGAGCGCCGCGCGCGGCTCTACAAGCTCGGCGCGGCGCTCACGCTGGCCTTCGTGATCGTCCGGGGAGCGAACGTGTACGGCGATCCTTCGCCCTGGACCTCGCAGGGCAGCGCCCTCCCCACGGCGCTCTCGTTCCTCAATTGCCGCAAGTACCCGCCGTCGCTCTCGTACCTGCTCATGACGCTCGGGCCCGCGCTCCTCGCGCTCGGCGCGCTCGAGGGGCGTGAATTCCCCGGCAAGAAGGTGCTGCTCGTGTTCGGCCGGGCGCCGCTCTTTTATTACATCCTCCACCTCTACCTGATCCATGCCTCCGCGGCCGTCGTGCACTACGCGATCCACGGCCCGAAGGTCTTCGCGTGGCACGACCCCATGGGGTTGCCCGCGGAGGCCCAGCATGGTTTGCCCTTCGTCTACGGATACACGCTTGCCGTCGTGGCGGCGCTCTACCCGCTCTGCCGCTGGTTCGCGGAGCTCAAGCGAAGGCGGCGGGATCTCGTATTCCTCAGTTATCTTTGA
- a CDS encoding DUF2169 family type VI secretion system accessory protein, producing the protein MEVVALGPFYVASLPWQRQSREWVLTVVCKATFDLAPGELRLSSGQEPINDADNHWDDDPRRSVYSPSDLVPFRKGADVTLVGHAFAAHHQPCRSLLARMVVGSLDKAIEVHADRTWSGEAQITDGPAFTHMPLRYERAQGGTGTMNPVGIPVAPGPLPNLHPARRQHTLKDDGSPVGFGPIAAGWPQRETRLRRHRGSFSHAEWHTRPLPDDIEIEYFNAAPADQRLPEITPDLEIVLEHLHPDHPRLTTRLPGLRPQAFVERPRSGAQELNLVGDTLWIDTDRALCTVTWRGQMPLLSRDERGRVLVAMGAARQKLGWDDVQMLVRALAPQKSSTPAPAAQPAAPAPAPAPTAPASAAKAAPPAPPKPVRPAEQHIFEEESVETEIISTEELARAEGVNLPAWLARGRARGGASTPPPAAASTSAPAPVPTSAAAPVPPPVSATNPVTAPRVPPQPSRTPLPFPASQPPAAAQVVPPMPPVPAIPAAPAVPSTAAIPVAPPMGPPAAVAAAAPPFTPPQATPVPPAEVPRREPLDVAAAPASPRETSPWAAGASANVIGAPTHTPVAAPVTTTPAAQDDMRPRVPPARPSRRLGPEVVDLLWFDPQGVARIRAAFPTIVDELEFEPLDPKHDLPTDDPNASRDRHDTFGVLTRATPTDGRGIQRAMLESISETGRFTPPVVMLTGELRFPFDEVEHLQAAVAAITPLVTEDNKKLKDALEAANEVLKTPLLQAPSNVEAVTSELRDALRQSKRSVTVTQLDAHIERVLLDQRKYQKRTVFGDEQIRALCVPAGENTPVPVYLPQILAMKLPLMLKMKARLLAEAHAQQDQYESHPNALRVLALGRVVSIDGWR; encoded by the coding sequence ATGGAGGTCGTCGCGCTCGGCCCCTTCTACGTGGCCTCTCTCCCTTGGCAAAGGCAGAGCCGCGAGTGGGTGCTCACCGTCGTCTGCAAAGCCACCTTTGATCTTGCCCCGGGAGAACTCCGTCTCTCCTCGGGCCAGGAGCCGATCAACGACGCCGACAACCACTGGGACGACGATCCCCGGCGCAGCGTGTACTCGCCGAGCGACCTCGTCCCGTTCCGCAAAGGCGCGGACGTCACGCTCGTCGGGCACGCATTTGCCGCGCATCACCAGCCGTGCCGCTCGCTCCTCGCGCGCATGGTCGTCGGCTCGCTCGACAAGGCCATCGAGGTCCACGCCGACCGCACGTGGTCCGGCGAGGCGCAGATCACCGACGGCCCCGCCTTCACCCACATGCCGCTGCGCTACGAGCGCGCGCAGGGCGGGACCGGCACCATGAACCCGGTCGGGATCCCCGTCGCGCCCGGGCCCTTGCCGAACCTGCATCCGGCGCGCCGACAGCACACGCTGAAGGACGACGGATCACCCGTGGGCTTTGGCCCGATCGCCGCGGGATGGCCCCAGCGCGAGACCCGGCTCCGGCGCCATCGCGGGAGTTTTTCCCACGCCGAATGGCACACGCGGCCGCTGCCCGACGACATCGAGATCGAGTACTTCAACGCCGCGCCGGCCGATCAGCGCCTCCCCGAGATCACGCCCGATCTCGAGATCGTCCTCGAGCACCTCCACCCCGATCATCCACGCCTCACGACGCGCTTGCCGGGCCTCCGCCCGCAAGCATTCGTCGAGCGCCCGCGCAGCGGAGCGCAGGAGCTCAACCTCGTCGGCGACACGCTCTGGATCGACACCGATCGGGCCCTCTGCACCGTGACGTGGCGTGGCCAGATGCCGCTGCTCTCGCGCGACGAGCGCGGGCGTGTCCTCGTCGCGATGGGCGCGGCCCGCCAGAAGCTCGGCTGGGACGACGTGCAGATGCTGGTCCGCGCGCTCGCCCCGCAAAAATCGTCCACGCCCGCCCCGGCCGCGCAGCCCGCCGCGCCTGCACCCGCACCCGCACCCACCGCGCCTGCGTCCGCTGCGAAGGCCGCGCCGCCCGCGCCGCCGAAGCCCGTTCGTCCTGCGGAACAGCACATCTTCGAGGAGGAGTCGGTCGAGACGGAGATTATCTCCACCGAGGAGCTCGCGCGCGCCGAGGGCGTGAATTTGCCGGCGTGGCTCGCGCGCGGAAGAGCCCGCGGCGGTGCGTCCACGCCTCCCCCGGCGGCTGCGTCCACGTCTGCGCCCGCGCCCGTCCCCACGTCCGCCGCCGCGCCCGTCCCCCCTCCTGTTTCCGCGACAAACCCCGTCACGGCGCCCCGTGTCCCGCCGCAGCCTTCCCGCACGCCGCTGCCTTTCCCGGCCTCGCAGCCGCCCGCGGCCGCGCAGGTCGTCCCTCCGATGCCGCCCGTGCCTGCGATCCCCGCGGCGCCCGCGGTTCCTTCCACCGCGGCCATCCCCGTCGCGCCGCCCATGGGCCCGCCGGCTGCGGTCGCGGCCGCCGCGCCGCCCTTCACGCCCCCGCAGGCGACGCCCGTGCCTCCGGCCGAGGTCCCTCGCCGCGAACCCCTCGACGTGGCGGCCGCGCCCGCCTCGCCGCGCGAGACCAGCCCCTGGGCGGCCGGCGCGTCGGCGAACGTCATCGGCGCGCCCACGCATACCCCTGTCGCTGCGCCCGTCACGACCACGCCCGCCGCCCAGGACGACATGCGCCCGCGCGTGCCGCCCGCGCGCCCCTCGCGCCGGCTCGGCCCCGAGGTCGTTGATCTCCTCTGGTTCGATCCGCAGGGCGTCGCTCGCATTCGCGCCGCGTTCCCGACCATCGTGGACGAGCTCGAATTCGAACCGCTCGATCCCAAGCACGACCTGCCCACCGACGACCCGAATGCCTCGCGGGATCGGCACGACACCTTTGGCGTCCTCACGCGCGCCACGCCCACGGACGGACGGGGCATTCAGCGGGCGATGCTCGAATCGATCAGCGAGACGGGCCGCTTCACGCCGCCCGTCGTCATGCTCACGGGCGAGCTCCGCTTTCCCTTCGACGAGGTCGAGCACCTCCAGGCCGCCGTCGCCGCGATCACGCCGCTCGTGACCGAGGACAACAAGAAACTCAAGGATGCCCTCGAAGCGGCGAACGAAGTGCTGAAGACGCCGCTTCTCCAGGCACCTTCGAATGTCGAGGCCGTCACGAGCGAGCTCCGCGACGCGCTCCGCCAGTCGAAGCGTAGCGTCACGGTGACCCAGCTCGACGCCCACATCGAGCGCGTGCTCCTGGATCAACGCAAATACCAGAAGCGCACCGTGTTCGGCGACGAGCAGATTCGCGCCCTCTGCGTCCCCGCGGGCGAAAATACGCCCGTTCCCGTCTACCTGCCGCAGATCCTGGCGATGAAGCTGCCGCTCATGCTCAAGATGAAGGCGCGCCTGCTCGCCGAGGCCCACGCCCAGCAGGATCAATACGAGTCCCACCCGAATGCGCTGCGCGTCCTCGCGCTCGGGCGCGTGGTATCCATCGACGGCTGGCGATAG
- a CDS encoding WD40 repeat domain-containing protein, with protein MQSVAFAPDGKTLASGSYDNTVRLWDVATAQCLAILLATREGWVAFTPDGRYKLGGDIGGSFWHVAGLCRFDPGELDEYLHLRLPDDAPFLPVTP; from the coding sequence GTGCAAAGTGTCGCATTTGCCCCGGATGGCAAGACGCTCGCATCCGGTTCGTACGACAATACGGTCAGGCTATGGGACGTCGCCACCGCCCAATGCCTCGCCATTCTCCTCGCCACCCGCGAAGGCTGGGTCGCTTTCACCCCCGACGGCCGCTACAAGCTCGGCGGCGACATCGGCGGCTCCTTCTGGCACGTCGCCGGCCTCTGCCGATTCGACCCCGGCGAGCTCGACGAATACCTCCATCTCCGCCTCCCCGACGACGCGCCCTTCCTCCCCGTCACCCCCTGA
- a CDS encoding sigma 54-interacting transcriptional regulator, translated as MPTGRITGFSRTTLGGRGTATASGDDHPTLSLTILYHPVLDRVGDRVLVDSAPDRPFALSRNAPAFAPPGASDGKPLGDDYLSRKPIHLTGTSDGGVRIDIGDSGTAVTLRGQLVRGSAVLSAKELARGVVIEFGHRIVLLAHHVGTLEGVLDGGQGDEARELVGASDGLHRVLWDIRSVADLDLPVLLRGETGSGKELVARAIHRSSTRRDKPFLAVNLGAIAPSLAVSELFGAEKGAYTGSIKRQVGYFEQAHGGTLFLDEIGEAPVELQVVLLRTLETGEIQTVGSPQLRKIDVRVVAATDADLEGKVATGSFRAPLLNRLAAYEIWIPPLRERRDDIGRLLVRFLREELTQIGEPQRLAPPAGDAKPWFPASLVARLADYDWPGNVRQLRNVVRQIVIANRGRNRAEMTPAVERLLVKPPAREPESPRPIASAPPDPPKEPTADSPPAAAARGAGRRKPADVTEAEFREVLRMCRWDLAASAEKLRISRASTYLLIERFPGCRTAGALTAQEITQCHRELGGDLARMAEQLEVSEKALLRRVRELGLA; from the coding sequence ATGCCGACCGGCAGGATAACCGGATTCAGCCGCACCACCCTCGGGGGCCGCGGGACCGCCACCGCATCCGGCGACGACCATCCGACGCTTTCGCTGACGATCCTCTACCACCCGGTCCTCGACCGCGTGGGGGATCGCGTCCTCGTCGACAGCGCTCCCGATCGACCCTTCGCCCTCTCCCGCAACGCGCCCGCGTTCGCTCCTCCCGGCGCCAGCGACGGCAAGCCCCTCGGCGACGACTATCTCAGCCGCAAACCCATCCACCTCACCGGCACCTCCGACGGCGGCGTGCGCATCGATATCGGCGACAGCGGCACCGCGGTGACCCTGCGCGGCCAGCTCGTCCGAGGGAGCGCGGTGCTCTCCGCCAAGGAGCTCGCTCGCGGCGTCGTGATCGAGTTTGGCCACCGGATTGTCCTTCTCGCACATCATGTGGGCACGCTCGAAGGCGTCCTCGACGGAGGCCAGGGCGATGAGGCTCGCGAGCTCGTCGGCGCGAGCGACGGCCTCCATCGCGTGTTATGGGACATCCGCAGCGTCGCCGATCTCGACCTGCCCGTCCTGCTCCGCGGCGAGACCGGCAGCGGCAAGGAGCTCGTCGCCCGCGCGATCCACCGGTCGAGCACGCGCCGCGACAAACCGTTCCTCGCGGTCAACCTCGGCGCGATTGCGCCGTCGCTCGCCGTGTCCGAGCTCTTCGGCGCGGAAAAGGGCGCATACACGGGATCGATCAAGCGTCAAGTCGGGTATTTCGAGCAAGCGCACGGCGGCACGCTTTTCCTCGACGAGATCGGCGAGGCCCCGGTCGAGCTTCAGGTCGTGCTGCTGCGTACGCTCGAGACGGGCGAAATCCAGACCGTGGGCTCCCCGCAGCTCCGCAAAATCGACGTGCGCGTCGTCGCCGCGACGGACGCGGACCTGGAAGGGAAGGTCGCGACGGGGTCGTTTCGCGCGCCGCTGCTCAACCGGCTCGCGGCGTACGAGATATGGATTCCGCCGCTGCGCGAGCGTCGGGACGACATCGGGCGGCTGCTCGTGCGGTTCTTGCGCGAGGAGCTCACGCAGATCGGCGAACCGCAGCGCCTCGCGCCCCCGGCCGGCGACGCGAAGCCGTGGTTCCCCGCGTCCCTCGTCGCGCGCCTTGCCGACTACGACTGGCCGGGCAACGTGCGGCAACTCCGGAACGTCGTTCGCCAGATCGTCATCGCCAATCGCGGGCGCAATCGCGCGGAGATGACGCCCGCCGTCGAGCGGCTGCTCGTGAAGCCACCTGCGCGAGAGCCGGAGAGTCCGCGGCCCATCGCGTCGGCGCCACCCGATCCTCCGAAAGAACCCACGGCTGATTCGCCGCCGGCCGCCGCCGCTCGCGGCGCCGGTCGACGAAAGCCCGCTGACGTCACCGAGGCCGAGTTCCGCGAAGTTTTGCGTATGTGTCGCTGGGATCTCGCCGCCAGCGCGGAGAAGCTCCGCATTTCAAGGGCATCCACGTACCTGCTCATCGAGCGGTTCCCCGGGTGTCGCACCGCGGGGGCCCTCACGGCGCAGGAGATCACGCAATGCCACCGTGAGCTCGGAGGCGATCTCGCGCGGATGGCCGAGCAGCTCGAGGTCTCCGAGAAGGCGCTCTTGCGCCGCGTGCGCGAGCTCGGCCTCGCCTGA